In the Flavobacteriales bacterium genome, AAGGTCATGATCAGCGTCTGGATGTGGCTGCCGTCCACGTCGGCATCGCACATGATGATGATCTTGTGGTAGCGGAGCTTCTCCATGTTCAGCGCCTTGGAGTCCTCCTCGGTGCCGATGTGCACGCCCAGCGCGGTGTAGATGTTCCGGATCTCCTCGTTGTCGAGGATCTTGTGCTGCATGGCCTTCTCCACGTTCAGGATCTTGCCGCGCAGCGGCAGGATGGCCTGGAACTCGCGGTTGCGGCCCTGCTTGGCGGTGCCGCCGGCCGAGTCGCCCTCCACCAGGAAGAGCTCGCTCTGGCTGGCATCCTTGCTCTGGCAGTCGGCGAGCTTGCCGGGGAGGCCGCCGCCGGTGAAGGCGCCCTTGCGCTGCACCATCTCGCGCGCCTTGCGGGCGGCGTGGCGGGCCTGGGCGGCCAGGATCACCTTGTCCACGATGTTCTTGGCGTCGCGCGGATGCTCCTCGAGGTAGTTCTCGAGCATCTCGCTCACGGCGATGTTCACCGCGCCGCTCACCTCGTTGTTGCCCAGCTTGGTCTTGGTCTGCCCTTCGAACTGGGGCTCGGCCACCTTCACGCTGATCACGGCGGTGAGGCCCTCGCGGAAGTCGTCGCCGGCGATCTCGAACTTGAGCTTGCCGGTGGCGCCGCTGCTGTCCGCGTACTTCTTCAGCGTGCGGGTGAGGCCGCTGCGGAAGCCGGCCAGGTGCGTGCCGCCCTCGTGGGTGTTGATGTTGTTGACGTAGGAGTGCAGGTTCTCGTTGAACGAGTCGTTGTACACCATGGCGATCTCCACGGGGATGCCCTGCTTCTCGCCTTCCATGTAGATCACGTCCTCGATCAGCGGCTGCCGGTTGCCGTCGAGGTACTTCACGAACTCCACCAGGCCCTTCTCGCTGTAAAAGGTCTCGCTCACGAAGCTGCCGTCCTCGTTGGTGCGACGCTCGTCGGTGAGGGAGAGCTTGATGCCCTTGTTGAGGTAGGCCAGCTCACGCAGGCGGGCGGCCAGGGTGTCGAAGTTGTACTCGCTGACCTGGAAGATGCTGAGGTCGGGCTGGAAGGTGACGATGGTGCCGCGGTAGTCGGTGGTGCCCACCTCCTTCACGGGGTACTTCGGCTTGCCCTCGCTGTACTCCTGCTGGTACATCTTGCCCCCGCGATGCACCTCCGCGAGCAGCATGGTGCTGAGCGCGTTCACGCAGCTCACGCCCACGCCGTGCAGACCGCCGGACACCTTGTAGCTGTCCTTGTCGAACTTGCCGCCGGCGTGCAGCACGGTCATCACCACCTCCAGGGCGCTGCGGCCCTCCTTGGCGTGCATGTCCACGGGAATGCCGCGGCCGTTGTCCTTCACCCGGATGCCGTTGGTGGGGGTGATGCTCACCTCCACGGTGTCGCAGTGGCCGGCCAGGGCCTCATCGATGGAGTTGTCCACCACTTCGTACACCAGGTGGTGAAGGCCCTTCACCCCGATGTCACCGATGTACATGGCGGGGCGTTTGCGCACCGCTTCCAGGCCTTCCAGCACCTGGATGCTGTCCGCCGAATAGCTGGCGGCGGCCTTCTTCTTTTCGCTCATTTCTACGACGGTCTCGGACATGTTCCTTGAGGTTCTGCCTCCCCGGATGGGAAGGGCTCGCGAAGATACCGGATCGGCGGGTGCCGAAGGGGGCCTTTTCCCAACAGCGACGCGGGTTTTGTTGATATTTAACAGAGCCTTCCGGCTTGCCCATGTCCGGGGGATCGCTATGCGGTGCTGAATGGGGCGTCATGGTGGTCCGGGAACGGGCCCCGGCACGGCCCCTTGGTCCAGCGCCCCCCTTTCCGGCTCCTGAAGTTCTCCACCACCCTGTCGAATGAACATGACGGCTGATTAGCTTCGGGGCAAACTCATCACACCATGAGAACGCCCTTCCGCCCTTCCGCCCTTCCGCCCTTCCGCCAACCGCTAAGCTGCTGATGCTCGTGGGCCTGCTCGCCCTGCCCAGTGGGCTGCTCACGGCCTTCCGATCGGGCCGACCCATCGCCCCCATGGCCGGGGCCACGTTCACCATTGACAACTCCACGGACTGTGCATACACAGCCGTCATCCACCATAGTGACGCTTGCCCAGCGGTAAGCATTCCAAGCACTTCGAACTTAAGCATCCCGGCGTCCACCAACGGCTCCTCGATCACGGTCAGCGGGAGCCGCATCAATAAGGTTGAACTTAAGTCGGGGAGCACCATCTTCGCCACCTGGACATGCACCTCTGGCACATCGGGTTCCTGGGCGGCGAACGCCGATGTTTGTCTACTCAGCGGAACTCCCAACAAATATGCGCGCGCTCAGGGTAATGGATATAACTCAAATAAGATCGAATGGCAGCCTTGAGAACACTCATTGCCACGGCCGCCACCCTACTGCTCGTCAGCGAGTGTATCGGTCAAGCCCGTAACTACAACATCATCTTCGGCTCAACGAACTGGCTGAACTTCTACAACGAGCAACTGACGATCATTCCAAGCACCTTCGCAGTCACCGCCCGCAACGCTGCCATGAGCGAGCCGGATGGAGCGCTCAGCTTGGTGGTGGATGAGACCGGCATCCACAACGCCAACTTCGATCTGGTGCAAGGCGGCAGCGCACAGGACCTCGGCTGGCCCGCGCGCCTGGCCAGCCTGCTCATCCTGCCAAAGCCCGAAGCTCCCTTGCACTACTTCGTTTTTATTAACACGCCGGAGCTCGACAAGCAGGCGGGTTACGTGGAGGTCGATATGTCGCTGAACCTTGGCGCCGGGGGTGTGGCGGGTTCAGGAACCACTTGGTACATGAACAATACCACCGCCAAGATGGCCGCGACAGCACACGGGAATGGAACGGACTATTGGGTGCTGCAACACGCGGACGGAACGGATACCTTCCATGCGTTCCAATTCGGGCCTGGTGGATTGAACCCAGTACCGATCATCTCGGCCACTGGTCCAGTGCTCAGCGCAACATCAGTTCCCGACCGCCTCTCGTCGGATTTCTGGGGACCGATGAAGTTCTCGGTTTCCGGTGATCAACTCGCGTTCGGATTTGACCACGCCCCGGATTCCGCCGGCGCTGCCGTTTTCTGGTTCAACAGTTCCACAGGAACAGTTACCGTGCGCAATTCATCCCTCGCGTACACTGCGTACGACCTGGACGACTTGACAGGAGACACGATCGCGGTGACCCTGCCGATGGACTTCACAAGCGGAACGGACTTCCTGGCGACCGAAGACTTCCTGTACGTGGCCTATTTGGATACGAGCACCACGGATGGGGATGGAGGCTTCTTCGGCACGCAGTATGACCTCACCGTATGCGACGGATGCATACCCCTCACATCCCTGGCATCCAACACTTCGTCCGTTGGTTCAGGAACAGAATGGGGTGCCGATACGACCGGTGGGAGCCTCATCCTCGGGCCTGATGGTAGACTCTACCTGCGTAACGCCAGATCCAACGAAGGCTTTCTCTTGAGGTTTGACAATGTGCCACACGAGTTCAATACGTCCGTCGGTGGTCTCACAGTGATCTCATCACCTGACCTTCATGAAACGTGGGGGGTCCCTTTGTTCTGCAAACGCTACCACGACAGCGATCCGGCGTGGTTGGGCCTGCACGAGGAGGGCGGCCGTGATCCGGCGTTCCGTACCGTGCCCAACCCGATCACCGAGCGGGGTGCCTTGGTGTGGGGGAACAGCCCGCCACCGGACCACTTGATCTGGCGTGACGCCAGGGGGCGCCTGGTGCGATCGGAGCCTGCCCTGAACAACGGCCCGACCACGGTGCTCGCGCGCAAGGAACTCCCTGCCGGCCTTTACGTGCTGGAGGTATTCCGCAAGGGCAAGCCCTTGGGCAGCACCCGGGTGATGATCGAGTAGTCACGCCCATCCGGGAAAGCGAACCCCGCCACGCGCGGGGTTCGTCCGTTCAAAAGGCTCCACGGCTAGAACGCGTAGCTGGCACCACGGATCCACAAGGCATCCGTACCTCCATGAGAAGTTCTCCACAACCCTGTCGAATGAAGGTGACGGATGATTAGATTCGGGGCAAACTCATCACACCATGAGAACGCCCTTCCGCCCTTCCGCCCTTCCGCCCTTCCGCCAACCGCTAAGCTGCTGATGCTCGTGGGCCTGCTCGCCCTGCCCAGCGCGCTGCTCACGGCCTTCCGCTCGGGCCGCCCCATCTCCCCCATGGCCGGGGCCACGTTCACGATATCAAATGGCACTTGGTGTCCCTATGCTGCGATCATCCATCACAGCAGTGCTTGTCCTGCCACGACGATACCAGCAACCAGTACCCTCAGCATCCCACAGTATGCATCGGCCGCTACGATCACCGTAGCCGGGTCATTCATTAATAAAGTAGAGATCTGGGACGGTTCGGTGATCATTGCACGCTGGACGTGCACAAGCGGAACCAGTGGGAGTTGGGCAGAACTGGCCGATCGATGCGAATACTACAGTTCCGGACTATTCGCTCGGCTGCAAGGGGATGGCTACACCAATAACAAGATCGAATGGGAGCCCTGAGGTATGGAGCGCTCGCGATCACCTTGGTGACCGGTCAGCAAGTGGCGAGTGCACAAGCCCGCAACTACAATGTCCTCTTCGGCACGGGTCACTGGCTGAACTTCTACAATGAGCAAGTCACGGCAATACCGTGCATTTGGCCCATCACCAAGCGGAGCGCCAGCATCAGCGAACCGGACGGCGCCCTGAGCCTGGTGGTGGATGAAACCGGCATCCACAACGCCAACTTCGACCTGGTGCAGGGCGGTGGCGCACAGGATCTGGGCTGGCCGGCCGAGCTGGCCAGCCTGCTCATCCTGCCCAAGCCCGGTGCCCCGCAGCACTACGTCGTGTTCGTCAACACCACGGAGGCCACCAAGCAGGCCGGCCTTGTGGAGGTGGACATGAGCGCCAACGGCGGGGCCGGGGCCGTGGTGGGGACGGGCACCACTTGGTATATGACCGGATGCACGGGCAAGCTGGCGGCCACCCTGCATGCCAACGGCACCGACTACTGGCTGCTTCAGCACGCCGATGGGTCCAACGAGTTCCACGCCTACCCGTTCGATGCATCGGGGCTCGCGCTAAGCCCGGTGGTTTCAAGTACCGGACCGGTGTTGGGCCCGACCACATTGAATGCTCCATACTCCTCGGACTATCATGCCTCGATGAAGTTCTCGGTGAGCGGTGAGCAATTGCTCATGGGCTACGACGTGGCACCGGACACCATGGCAGCGGCTCTGTTCTGGTTCAATGCGGCCACGGGGTCCGTTGCATTACGCACCGATGCGCTCCGAGATATCAATCGATACGTGCATCCTTTCACCGGTGATACAATGCAGGTGAACGGCATTTCTGCGGCAGTCGCAGGTCTGGACTTTATCAATACGGATGATTTCGCCTACGTTGCCTTCCTGGACACGACAACTTGGGATGGATCAGGGGAATCACACATCGTCCAGTATGACCTATCCCTTGCCACCACAGAGATCCCGTATGAGACCGTTTCGATCAATGGTCAGGAGCCCGGTGCATCCCCGTGGGGACTCGATACATTGGGAGAGAGCTTGTTGTTAGCCCCTGACGGTTTCCTATACTTACGGAGACCACATCTCGACCTTGGGGACGTTGAACAATTCGACTCGCTGCCAGCTCAATTGGACGGAACTGGGCAGGACGGAGTATCCGTACCCGTCACTGTGAATAGTTCCACCTGGGGCCTCCCCCTCTTCTGCAAGCGCTACCACGACAGTGAGCCGGCGTGGTTGGGCCAGCGTGAGGAGGATGGCCGGGAACCAGCGTTCCGGGCCGTGCCCAACCCGATCACCGAGCGGGGTGCCTTGGTGTGGGGGAACAGCCCGCCACCGGACCGCTTGATCTGGCGTGACGCCATGGGGCGCTTGGTGCGCTCTGAGCCTGCCCTGAACAACGGACCTACAACGGTGCTCACGCGCAAGGAACTCCCTGCCGGCCTTTACGTGCTGGAGGTATTCCGCAAGGGCAAGCCCTTGGGCAGCACCCGGGTGATGATCGAGTAGTCACGCCCATCCGGGAAAGCGAACCCCGCCACGCGCGGGGTTCGTCCGTTCATCGGGCTCGACGGCTAGAACGCGTAGCTGGCCCCGCCGATCCACAAGGCATCCGTACCTCCATGAGAAGTTCTCCACAACCCTGTCGAATGAACATGACGGAGATTAGCTTCGGGGCGAACTCTTCACACCATGAGAACGCCCTTCCGCCCTTCCGCCAACCGCTAGGCTGCTAGTGCTCGTGGGCCTGCTCGCCCTGCCCAGCGCGCTGCTCACGGCCTTCCGCTCGGGCCGCCCCATCGCCCCCATGGCCGGGGCCACCTTTACGATCTCGAACGGAACGGACTGTCCGTACGCGGCAATTGTCCATCACAGCAATGTCTGCCCTGCCACCACGATCCCAGCGACAAGCACGCTGAGCATACCCCAGTATGCAACGGGGGCAACGATAACCGTTACAGGTTCGATCATCAATAAAGTGGAGATCTGGGACGGCTCGGTGGTCATCGCGCGCTGGACCTGCACAAGCGGCACAAATGGTAGCTGGGCGGACCTGGCCGATCGATGTGAATACATCCCTCCCTCCAATCTCTTCGCCCGCTTGCAAGGTGATGGCTATACCAACAATAAGATCGAATGGGAGCCTTGAGGTGGTGGGTGGTCACGGCCACCTTGGCGACCGTGCAGCATGTGGTGCATGCACAAGCCCGCAACTACAACGTCCTCTTTGGCACGGGTCACTGGTTGAACTTCTACAACGAGGTAGCCACCGTGATCCCGTGCTCCTGGCCGATCTCGAAGCGCAGCGCCAGCATCAGCGAGCCGGACGGTGCGCTGAGCGTGGTGGTGGATGAGACCGGCATCCACAACGCCAACTTCGATCTGGTGCAGGGCGGCGGTGCGCAGGACCTGGGCTGGCCGACCGAGCTGGCTAGCCTCCTGATCCTACCCAAGCCCGATGCCCCGCAGCATTATGTGGTCTTCCTAAACACCACCGAGGCCACCAAGCAGGCCGGATATGTGGAGGTGGACATGAGCGCCAACGGCGGGTCCGGTGCCGTCGTGGGCTCGGGCACCACGTGGTACCTCACCGACTGCACGGCGAAGCTGGCGGCCACCCTGCACGCCAACGGCACCGACTATTGGCTGCTGCAGCACACCGATGGGACCGATACGTTCCATGCCTATCTCTTCACCGCGTCCGGACTGGCTCAGTCCCCTGTCATTTCCAATGTGGGACCCATGCTTGGCCCGACCGGTTCGAACGCGCCCTACTCCTCGGATCACCAGTCGTCCATGAAATTTTCGGTGAGCGGTGAACAATTGCTCATGGGCTATGACTTGGCACCGGACACCATGGCCGCAGCCCTGTTCTGGTTCAGCACGGCGAACGGTGGGGTGACCTTGCGAACGGATGCACTGCGGGATCGCAACCGCTACGTTGATCCGTTCACTGGGGACACGCTGATCGTATATGGAGTTTCCGCAGGGGTGGCCGGGCTGGACTTCCTGAACACGGACGATTTCGCCTATGTCGTCTATGTGGACACCAGCAGCGTGGGTGGCTCTGGCGATACACATATTGTCCAATATGACCTAGGGTTGGAGGAAAGTACGCTCCCTGATCATCCCTACGCCTTCAATGGGCATAACCTAGGAGGTAATCCTTGGGGAGCGGATACGCTCGGAGAGAGCCTGCTTTTAGCTGCGGATGGCGAACTATACCTCCGAACACCCCACTTGAACACGGGATACCTGCGGCAGCTGAATGATCTCCCCGGTCTGCTGGGAGGTCCAGACCCAAGCTGGACCTCGATCCTTTTTCCAGGAGATCCACCGACCTGGGGCCTCCCACTCTTCTGCAAGCGCTACCACGACAGCGATCCGGCGTGGTTGGGCCAGCGCGAGGAGGATGGCCGGGAACCAGCGTTCAGGGCCGTGCCCAACCCGATCGCCGAGCGGGGTGCCTTGGTGTGGGGTAATAGCCCACCACCGGACCACTTGATCTGGCGTGACGCCATGGGGCGCTTGGTGCGCTCTGAGCCTGCCCTGAACAACGGCCCGACCACGGTGCTCGCGCGCAAGGAACTCCCTGCCGGCCTTTACGTGCTGGAGGTTTTCCGCAAGGGCAAGCCCTTGGGCAGCACCCGGGTGATGATCGAGTAGTCACGCCCATCCGGGCAAGCGAACCCCGCCACGCGCGGGGTTCGTCCGTTCAAAGGGCTCCACGGCTAGAACGCGTAGCTGGCCCCGCCGATCAGCAGGGTGCGCTGCACGGGGTAGCGGTACCAGCGCTCGTAGCGGCTGGCGCTGAGGTTGCTGGCCTGCAGGAACACGCTGAGGCGCTTGGTGTAGCGGTACTCCGCCCCCAGGTGCAGGTCCACGAAGCCGCTGAGGTCCACCACCTCGGTGCGGTCGGGGTCGGGGTCCTGCACGCTGCTCCACACCGGGCTGAAGGCCTTTCGCTTGCCCATCAGCACGGCGTCCAGCTTCACGATCAGCTTGTCGCGCAGGCTGTACTGGCCGCCCAGGGTCAGCTGATAGGGCGGCAGGTTCCAGGGTTCGGCCTGGTCGCCCATGGTGTAGTTGAAGATGTCCAGCCGGGCGTGGGCGCGGGTGCCGTGCCCGGCGTCGTAGGTGATGTCGCCGCTCACGTCCAGCACCTGCATGTCGTCGTACACCGGGGTGAACTGGTTGCCGAAGCTGGTGAACGCGTCGGTGACGTAGAGCAGGCGGTCCTTCCAGCCGCCGTAGCTCACGCGCACATCGAAGCCCAGGGTGCTGCTGAGGCTGCCGCGCAGGCCGCCGTACAGGTCGTAGAGCAGGCTGCTGTTCACCAGCACGGGAGCGGCCTCGGTCCACGGGTTCTCCTGGGTGATGCTGCGCAGGCTGTTGCGCCGGCGCTGGCCGTCCACCCCGATGTAGGGCACCAGGATGTCGTCGAACAGGCTGTAGCTGAGGTAGGCCTGCGGGAACACGTGGAAGCTGGTCTTTGTGAGGGCGTCCACCGTGATGCCGGCGCCGACCCGCACCACGTAGCGCTCTCCGCGCGTGCTCACCGAGGGCGTCAGGGTCACCAGGGTGCCGTTCTGGCGGAAGCTGGGCACCGTGTCGCTCGCCAGACCCGTGTAGGCGTTGTTGTCGATCAGGAGCTGGCCGGCGTAGGTCTCCGTGCCCACCTGCTTGCCGGCCTCGGCCACGAAGCGGATGTTGGTCTCCTTGCTCCCGGTCTTGTTCGTGTAGTACCGGGCGTCCAGCCGCACGTCGTGGGCCAGGGCGGCGCTGTCGGCGTAGAGGCTGCGCACGCGGGCCGTGAAGCCCAGGTCGTTGTACACCTGGCGGGGATTGGGCACCTCCAGCCCGAGCGTGTCGAAGCCCTCCGTGCGGAAGCCGTAGTAGCCCACGCCGCGCCGGACGTAGTCGCCGCGCACCTGGATGGCATGGTGGCGCAGCATGCGGGTGTAGAAGGCGTCGACCGTGTTGAAGCTGTAGTCGCTGGGGCCCACGTCCTGCAATCCGCCGGCGCTGCTGAAGTGCTTCAGGTGGATGCCGTAGGCGTCCTTCTTGCTGCGCCCCTGGTCGTAGTACAGTTCGCCCAGCGGGGTGTTGTACAGGCCGAAGCCCAGCTTGACGAAGCCCTTGTACAGGCGCTCGTTGGCCTGGCTGACGCTGAGCCTGGCCGGGGCGATGCTGTCCACCTTCACCGGCAGCCGGGCCTGCACGGGTTGCACCGTGTAGGTGATCGTGCGCTCGGGCACCACCGTGTCCAGCAGCGTGGGCCGCTGGTCGATCTTCTGCACGTCGGCGATGGTGGGGTTGTAGATGCCGTGGATGTAGTACTGACCACCGGGGGCGTTGCCGTCCTGCGCGTTCGCACAGAGCGGCAGGGCCAGGACCAGCGGGAACAGGGTGTGGCGGGCGCTCATTCCTCTTCGGCGTTGGGGTGGCTCTCGTTCACCGGCACCTCGATGTCGTCCTGCGGGGCGGGCGTGGTCTGCTGCACTTCGCTGGCCAGGATGGCCTCCAGGCGGGTGCGGGCCTGCTGCACTAGGACGGGATCGGTGACGTGGTCGATCACGCTCTGCAGGGTGGCCTTGGCCTGGAAGGGGTCGTTGAGCTGCATGTACACATCGCCCAGCAGGATGAAGCCCCGGGCCTTCCAGTGCTCATAGCTCGGGTACTTCTGCACCAGCTGGAAGACCTCCTGCTCGGCGTCGCGCCCCCGCTGCTGCATGTAGCGCACGTAGGCCATGTGGTAGCGGGCCTCGGCGCCGAAGGCGTTGGTGCTGGCCTGGGCCACCGCCTTGTACGCGGTGTAGGCCTTGTCCAGCTCGTTGGCGTTCAGCGCACGCGCGGCGGCCAGCAGACCGGCCTCGGCCTTCAGGTCGCCGCTGATGCCGGGCTCCAGAAGCACCTTTTCGGCGGCCTGTGCGGCCTCGTCCGGACGGCCCAGTTCGCGCAGGCAGCGCATGCGGCCCACTTTGGCCGCCAGCACGTTCTGCGGGATGGCCGCCACCTCTTCCAGGCGGGTGAAGTGCTGCAACGCGCCCTCCCACCGCTGCTCACGGAACAGGATGTCGCTGGCGCCGAAGAGGGCGCTCTCCAGCAGATCGGGCGTGCCGGCGGCGGCCACGGCCTCCAGGTCGGGCAGGGCCTCGGTGTAGCGCTTGGCCCGGTAGGCGCAGTCGCCGCGGTAGTAGCGGGCGTTGATGGCGAAGGCGCCCTGCGGGTACTTGGCCAGGTAGTCGCCGAAGGCGCCGATGGCCTGGTCGCACTTGTCGTCGAAGTAGAGCGCCTCCGCGCTGCGGTAGTACTTCTCGTCCAGGTCCAGGCTCGCCGGGTCCACGAAGCTCAGCGAGCGCAGGTAGGCCTCGTACTCGCCCACCCTGCCCTGCTCTACGTAGATGCTCTCGATGCCGGCCAGCGCATCCCGGGAGCCTTCCACCGTGGGATACTGGGCCACGATCGCCTTGAACTCCTCCAGGGCCCGGGCCGCATCACCCTGCCGCTTGTGCACCAGCGCGCTCTGCAGCATGCTCTGCCGCATGTGCGGGCTGTTGGGGTGCTGCTTCACCACCTGCTCGTAGTAGCCCAGGGCCTCGGCATCCTTGTCCAGGTTGATGTAGGTCTCGGCCAGCTGGAACTTGGCATCGGCGGCGAAGCGGGAGTTCGGCCGGTCCGTGAGCAGGGACCTCAGCACCGCGATCTTCTCGGTGAACTTCTGGTCCAGGCCCAGGCACACGCCCTTCTGGTAGAGCGCGTAATCCTTGTCCGCCGTGCCGGCCTTGATGGCCTGGTCGTAGTACGCCACGGCCTGCTCCTCGTCCTTGGCCAGGTAGTACAGGTCGCCGATGCGCAGCAGGGCGTCGGCACGCAGCTTCGCTACGCTGCCCGGTGCGGCCGTGTAGCGGCGGAAGGCGGTGAGCGATTCGTCGTACTGCTTCAGCTTGAAGTAGGCGTAGCCCATGCTATAGCTCGCCTGTTCGTACAGGTCGGTGGCGTAGGCCCCGGGGCTGTTGCGCAGGTCGTCGTACTTGCGCAGGGCCGGCTCGTGCTCACCGGCCCCGTAGTACGACTCGCCCATCCAGTAGTGGCAGCGGGCGTTCACCTCGGGGTCCATCGGGAACTTGAGCGCGCGCTGGAAGGCCTTGGCGGCATCGGCGTAGCGGCGGCCGTCGTAGAGCTCCACCCCGCGGTCGT is a window encoding:
- the gyrB gene encoding DNA topoisomerase (ATP-hydrolyzing) subunit B, producing the protein MSEKKKAAASYSADSIQVLEGLEAVRKRPAMYIGDIGVKGLHHLVYEVVDNSIDEALAGHCDTVEVSITPTNGIRVKDNGRGIPVDMHAKEGRSALEVVMTVLHAGGKFDKDSYKVSGGLHGVGVSCVNALSTMLLAEVHRGGKMYQQEYSEGKPKYPVKEVGTTDYRGTIVTFQPDLSIFQVSEYNFDTLAARLRELAYLNKGIKLSLTDERRTNEDGSFVSETFYSEKGLVEFVKYLDGNRQPLIEDVIYMEGEKQGIPVEIAMVYNDSFNENLHSYVNNINTHEGGTHLAGFRSGLTRTLKKYADSSGATGKLKFEIAGDDFREGLTAVISVKVAEPQFEGQTKTKLGNNEVSGAVNIAVSEMLENYLEEHPRDAKNIVDKVILAAQARHAARKAREMVQRKGAFTGGGLPGKLADCQSKDASQSELFLVEGDSAGGTAKQGRNREFQAILPLRGKILNVEKAMQHKILDNEEIRNIYTALGVHIGTEEDSKALNMEKLRYHKIIIMCDADVDGSHIQTLIMTFFYRHMQPLIERGCLYIATPPLYMVKKGKEQVYCWTEAERDAVIERMKAAGKDASVNVQRYKGLGEMNAEQLWETTMDPTRRTLRQVTIENGAEADRIFSMLMGDDVPPRREFIEKNAVYAKLDV
- a CDS encoding tetratricopeptide repeat protein; translated protein: MRTHCTVRSAALALGLLLAGAADAQRPAHYERPRAAIDHARDLFDKAQYTAAQYELDRIAEATRDAKAPVRIEAEFLSALCAVRLFHQDAPVRLLRFMDEHPEDPHVAAVRFELFRHYFSGKRWKDCLAWAAQVDVAGLSAADAEEFHFKHGYAHFQEGHTEHALTAFGRVKDGTGPYAVPARYYTAHIDYERGRYATALPVFEQLRDDPAFGRIVPFYIAEIHFMQGHYEEVISYTKPLLEDPEGTKRIGEINRLAGEAHYRTGRYAEAVPYLEKAIARGAGVGRTERYQLGHAYYKAGDHQKALSQFTLVTSEDDSLSQLAVYHMADCYLALKEKNYARNAFKRAYQLGFDARITEDALFNYAKLAYELSFDPYSEAIIALRDYLKKYPDTPRRDEAYGFLVDVFLKSRNYEAALEALDEIRDKDVRLKSTYQRLAHDRGVELYDGRRYADAAKAFQRALKFPMDPEVNARCHYWMGESYYGAGEHEPALRKYDDLRNSPGAYATDLYEQASYSMGYAYFKLKQYDESLTAFRRYTAAPGSVAKLRADALLRIGDLYYLAKDEEQAVAYYDQAIKAGTADKDYALYQKGVCLGLDQKFTEKIAVLRSLLTDRPNSRFAADAKFQLAETYINLDKDAEALGYYEQVVKQHPNSPHMRQSMLQSALVHKRQGDAARALEEFKAIVAQYPTVEGSRDALAGIESIYVEQGRVGEYEAYLRSLSFVDPASLDLDEKYYRSAEALYFDDKCDQAIGAFGDYLAKYPQGAFAINARYYRGDCAYRAKRYTEALPDLEAVAAAGTPDLLESALFGASDILFREQRWEGALQHFTRLEEVAAIPQNVLAAKVGRMRCLRELGRPDEAAQAAEKVLLEPGISGDLKAEAGLLAAARALNANELDKAYTAYKAVAQASTNAFGAEARYHMAYVRYMQQRGRDAEQEVFQLVQKYPSYEHWKARGFILLGDVYMQLNDPFQAKATLQSVIDHVTDPVLVQQARTRLEAILASEVQQTTPAPQDDIEVPVNESHPNAEEE